One window from the genome of Amycolatopsis sp. NBC_01480 encodes:
- a CDS encoding glycoside hydrolase family 25 protein: MALGIDIYRSFQTIHDWPAVKRHGVGYVYVKLSDGASTPLGGRGDAEVAGAKSVGIPVGGYHFVQTNPAPERQADVLLGEVIRLDATGCVPMLDLEDNPPGSRLPNIPDAEKQRFAEAFLNRLDAKGFRPGVYLNNALAKRLRPDRWSVPGLVIWIARYGARPDAAAGRYDLHQYSSTGAVPGISARGVDLDESYTTAHLGARKTGAETPEPQEDDMPDRELLPTDGGGKRTRAVTLTVPKTAAEVIVSLGWVSMWVTKLAVFGPSPAAGTNTLYVEDYATAPKRLDGGRPWRIPLDAARREGEPLTVELTYALAPASADKPDARATIGFR; encoded by the coding sequence ATGGCACTCGGGATCGACATCTACCGCTCGTTCCAGACCATCCACGACTGGCCGGCCGTGAAACGCCACGGCGTCGGCTACGTCTACGTCAAGCTGTCCGACGGCGCCAGCACGCCCCTCGGCGGCCGGGGCGACGCCGAGGTCGCCGGCGCCAAGTCGGTCGGCATCCCGGTCGGCGGCTACCACTTCGTGCAGACCAACCCCGCGCCTGAGCGCCAGGCCGATGTCCTGCTCGGCGAGGTGATCCGGCTCGACGCCACCGGGTGCGTGCCCATGCTCGACCTGGAGGACAACCCACCCGGCAGCCGGCTGCCGAACATCCCTGACGCCGAGAAACAGAGGTTCGCCGAGGCCTTCCTGAACCGGCTCGATGCCAAGGGTTTCCGGCCCGGCGTCTACCTGAACAACGCGCTCGCTAAGCGCCTGCGCCCCGACCGCTGGAGCGTGCCCGGCCTGGTCATCTGGATCGCCCGCTACGGCGCACGCCCCGACGCCGCGGCCGGCCGCTACGACCTGCACCAGTACAGCTCCACCGGCGCCGTGCCCGGCATCAGCGCGCGTGGCGTCGACCTCGACGAGTCCTACACCACCGCGCACCTCGGCGCCCGGAAAACCGGCGCCGAAACACCCGAACCGCAGGAGGACGACATGCCAGACAGGGAGTTGCTGCCCACCGACGGCGGCGGCAAGCGCACGCGCGCGGTCACGCTGACCGTGCCCAAGACCGCGGCCGAGGTGATCGTGTCACTCGGGTGGGTCTCGATGTGGGTCACCAAGCTGGCCGTCTTCGGCCCGTCGCCGGCGGCCGGCACGAACACCCTCTACGTCGAGGACTACGCCACGGCCCCCAAGCGGCTCGACGGCGGCCGACCATGGCGAATCCCGCTCGACGCCGCCCGCCGGGAGGGTGAGCCGCTGACGGTTGAGCTGACCTACGCGCTTGCCCCGGCCTCGGCCGACAAGCCGGACGCCCGCGCCACCATCGGATTCCGGTGA